From the Desulfovulcanus ferrireducens genome, one window contains:
- a CDS encoding LptA/OstA family protein, whose protein sequence is MKKQFICLVYIFLCLSSVLWAKEIKKETSTKITSDKMIYQSKTNKVIFEGDVYVWRPDFELWSDKLFVYFKAKKESGEKVKGPSQELFGQDSGDIDKIVAEGRVRFIRQGKKGECARITYDPNTEKIKMEGNPKLMEGKNEISGQIIVLNLQDNTSEVIGSSKQRVQAIFFTPPEKDGSH, encoded by the coding sequence ATGAAAAAACAATTTATTTGCCTTGTATATATTTTTCTTTGTCTAAGCTCTGTATTATGGGCGAAGGAAATAAAAAAAGAGACGTCCACTAAAATTACCTCAGATAAAATGATTTATCAGAGTAAGACAAACAAGGTGATCTTTGAAGGCGATGTCTATGTCTGGCGGCCAGATTTTGAACTTTGGTCAGATAAACTTTTTGTGTATTTCAAGGCAAAAAAAGAGTCAGGGGAGAAGGTGAAAGGCCCAAGTCAGGAACTATTTGGGCAGGATTCTGGTGATATTGACAAGATTGTGGCCGAAGGTCGAGTACGTTTTATACGCCAGGGAAAAAAGGGAGAATGTGCCAGAATTACTTATGACCCAAACACAGAAAAGATAAAAATGGAAGGGAATCCAAAACTTATGGAAGGTAAGAACGAAATTAGTGGCCAAATTATCGTTTTGAACCTTCAAGATAACACCTCTGAAGTCATAGGTAGCTCCAAGCAGAGAGTTCAGGCCATATTTTTTACTCCCCCTGAGAAAGATGGGAGCCATTGA
- a CDS encoding adenylate kinase, whose translation MNILIFGPNGSGKGTQGSLVKKKYNLAHIESGAIFREHIGQGTELGKKAKEYIDRGDLVPDEITIPMVLETLKEKGQDGWLLDGFPRNIVQAKKLWEALQEAGMKLDYVIEILLPREVAKNRIMGRRLCVNDPNHPNNIYIDAIKPDGDKCRVCGGELKTRSDDQDEAAINKRHDIYYDTETGTLAAAYFYKDLAPKAGFKYIELNGEGTIEDIKNTLLAQLD comes from the coding sequence TTGAATATTTTGATTTTTGGACCAAACGGTAGTGGTAAGGGCACACAAGGCTCTTTGGTTAAAAAGAAATACAATCTGGCCCATATTGAATCCGGCGCAATTTTCAGAGAGCACATTGGCCAGGGCACAGAGCTAGGAAAAAAGGCCAAAGAGTATATTGATCGAGGAGACCTGGTTCCTGATGAAATCACTATCCCTATGGTTCTGGAAACTCTAAAGGAAAAAGGCCAAGATGGATGGCTGCTGGACGGATTTCCCCGCAATATTGTCCAGGCGAAAAAATTGTGGGAAGCCCTGCAAGAGGCTGGAATGAAACTGGACTATGTTATTGAAATTCTTTTGCCCAGAGAAGTAGCCAAAAACAGAATCATGGGTCGGCGTTTGTGTGTAAATGACCCCAACCATCCCAACAACATCTACATTGATGCCATCAAACCTGACGGAGATAAATGCCGTGTTTGTGGCGGCGAACTAAAAACTCGTTCTGATGACCAGGATGAGGCAGCCATTAACAAAAGACACGACATCTATTATGATACAGAGACAGGCACCCTGGCTGCAGCTTACTTTTACAAAGATTTAGCTCCAAAAGCCGGGTTCAAATATATTGAATTAAATGGTGAAGGCACTATTGAAGATATCAAAAATACCCTGCTGGCTCAATTAGATTAG
- a CDS encoding response regulator produces the protein MKIEEPGIKKKEVRRIFWMVWILAAMGILAGAVITGVIGWELKKLRHERSKLLVQNAHLIKMAETFEHWLSKADDDIQAILDPKSPTAITSYWINEFISEIDKHRNCPLSLETPELFAELESKVSDLAQFRGQCIFWRTQYNAVMDDVRQDRTLKRARGLISSFLHSIETAEAENNSKKAVLLRKFEGSQGKEALSLPRQFMCEEVIQLERHLGAVKKELNELALLIERLAGAREIEELDSLKDKKIKPCLERLRYSINVLWNSTGFSSMPGFEDISRLENIIFGDGYVFDEAKQTIVPGSGGLYALKRRLIQLEPERMALVMEAYERFQALHKICEQYKLVIRNNADASAKHIDRLLASTWNSFLMIGVFCCAGFLFLAWKISTAIKLEAAARIKAESSSKYTQALLDNLPFGVVVIGTDRKIRELNKAALQMLDFKSQEQIIGQDCDLLCPVKMDQACPVLNLGQKVESLETTIRNAQGEKIPVLKTVIPIRLWGEAVLVEAFVDISAQKKAIEAAEEAARVKSEFLANMSHEIRTPLNGVIGMLGLLLDTKLTPEQRDFAETARRSGNALLGIINEILDFSKIEAGKLELEETPFNVHQLVEDVTEMFAEAAYAKKLELSCLIYSDVPDVLQGDSGRLRQILTNLLGNAVKFTERGEVVVRARKAQEDVGSVLIHFEVSDTGIGISPEVQTKLFDPFVQADSSTTRKYGGTGLGLAICKQLAEIMGGEIGVQSEPGKGSTFWFTARLKKVDEREAGTLRRKDLRGLKLLIVDDNETNRIILEHYASNWGMKSVSVSSGPSALTALEEAQARREPFDIAILDFMMPEMEGMDLGKTIKARPELAEVRLILLTSFAKRGQANEAREAGFSGYLTKPVRQSQLYDCLAIVMGEIPNQESKEQEQDSIQSSPRARSKGRILLVEDNVVNQKVAMLMLEKMGYLVDVAANGKEAVAAVKKIPYDLIFMDCQMPEMDGFEATAEIRNLEGEDRHTPIIAMTAHAMAGDRERCLAAGMDDYVTKPVKKDELAKVVERWIGRQEVG, from the coding sequence ATGAAGATAGAAGAGCCTGGGATAAAAAAGAAGGAAGTCAGGCGTATTTTCTGGATGGTCTGGATACTGGCCGCGATGGGCATCTTGGCCGGTGCCGTGATTACCGGTGTCATCGGTTGGGAGTTGAAGAAACTCCGCCACGAGCGTTCCAAACTCCTTGTTCAGAATGCCCATCTTATTAAGATGGCAGAGACATTCGAACACTGGCTCTCAAAGGCAGATGACGATATCCAGGCTATTTTGGATCCCAAATCACCTACTGCGATTACAAGTTACTGGATAAACGAGTTTATAAGTGAGATCGATAAGCACCGAAACTGTCCTTTATCCTTAGAAACACCTGAACTGTTTGCTGAACTGGAAAGTAAGGTGTCTGACCTGGCCCAATTTCGCGGCCAGTGTATCTTCTGGCGAACGCAATATAATGCCGTAATGGATGATGTCCGTCAGGATCGAACACTTAAGCGGGCGCGTGGACTTATCAGTAGCTTCCTACATTCGATCGAAACCGCAGAGGCTGAAAATAATTCAAAAAAGGCTGTTTTGCTGCGCAAGTTTGAGGGTTCTCAAGGAAAAGAAGCCCTTTCGTTGCCCCGTCAGTTTATGTGTGAGGAAGTTATACAGCTTGAGCGTCATTTAGGGGCAGTAAAAAAAGAGTTGAATGAACTGGCCCTACTAATAGAACGTCTGGCCGGTGCCAGGGAGATAGAAGAGTTGGATAGCCTCAAAGATAAAAAAATTAAGCCCTGCTTAGAGCGGTTACGATACTCTATTAATGTTCTCTGGAATTCTACTGGGTTTTCGAGCATGCCAGGTTTTGAGGATATATCCAGACTGGAGAATATCATTTTTGGAGATGGGTACGTGTTCGATGAGGCCAAGCAAACTATAGTTCCGGGTAGCGGTGGGCTATATGCCTTGAAGCGCAGATTGATTCAACTGGAGCCGGAGAGAATGGCTTTAGTTATGGAGGCGTACGAGCGTTTTCAGGCTTTGCACAAGATTTGTGAACAATATAAGCTGGTCATTCGGAATAACGCCGATGCTTCAGCCAAACATATTGATAGACTTTTGGCCTCTACCTGGAACAGTTTTTTGATGATAGGGGTATTTTGTTGTGCAGGTTTTCTTTTTCTTGCTTGGAAGATTTCCACTGCCATCAAACTGGAAGCCGCAGCTAGAATAAAAGCTGAGAGTAGCAGTAAATACACTCAGGCTCTGCTTGATAATCTTCCCTTTGGCGTAGTTGTGATTGGGACTGATCGTAAGATTAGAGAGTTAAATAAGGCTGCCTTGCAAATGCTAGACTTTAAATCCCAAGAGCAGATTATTGGGCAGGATTGTGACCTTTTATGTCCGGTAAAAATGGATCAAGCCTGTCCCGTATTAAATCTGGGGCAAAAGGTAGAATCATTGGAAACAACAATCCGCAATGCTCAGGGAGAGAAGATACCTGTGTTAAAAACAGTGATCCCTATTCGTCTGTGGGGAGAAGCTGTACTTGTTGAGGCTTTTGTGGACATCTCTGCGCAAAAGAAGGCCATCGAAGCAGCAGAAGAGGCGGCGCGTGTGAAATCTGAGTTTCTAGCCAATATGAGTCATGAAATCCGGACACCTTTAAATGGGGTTATAGGCATGCTTGGTCTTCTCTTGGATACAAAACTCACCCCTGAGCAGCGGGATTTTGCCGAAACCGCCAGAAGATCAGGAAATGCCCTGCTTGGTATTATCAACGAAATACTTGATTTTTCAAAGATTGAGGCCGGGAAACTTGAACTGGAAGAGACCCCTTTTAATGTTCACCAGCTTGTGGAAGACGTGACCGAGATGTTTGCGGAAGCTGCTTATGCCAAAAAACTTGAACTGTCCTGCCTCATTTATTCGGATGTGCCGGATGTTTTGCAGGGAGATTCAGGCAGGCTGCGGCAGATATTGACCAACCTGCTAGGCAATGCAGTAAAGTTTACCGAAAGGGGAGAGGTTGTAGTTCGGGCGCGTAAAGCACAAGAGGATGTGGGCAGTGTTTTGATTCATTTTGAGGTTTCAGATACCGGGATTGGAATAAGTCCTGAGGTTCAGACAAAGCTGTTTGATCCATTCGTTCAGGCTGATTCTTCAACAACGCGTAAGTACGGAGGCACAGGGCTTGGCTTGGCTATTTGCAAACAACTGGCCGAGATAATGGGGGGCGAAATTGGAGTTCAAAGCGAGCCCGGCAAGGGCTCTACATTTTGGTTTACAGCCAGGCTAAAAAAGGTGGATGAAAGAGAAGCAGGAACGTTGCGGAGAAAAGACCTTCGTGGCCTTAAATTACTTATCGTTGACGACAATGAGACCAACCGAATTATTTTAGAACACTATGCTAGCAATTGGGGCATGAAGAGTGTTTCGGTCTCCTCTGGCCCGAGCGCCCTTACTGCCCTGGAAGAGGCTCAGGCCAGAAGAGAACCTTTTGATATAGCTATCTTAGACTTTATGATGCCGGAAATGGAGGGTATGGATCTGGGCAAAACTATCAAGGCAAGGCCAGAGCTGGCTGAAGTCCGTTTGATACTCCTCACCTCTTTTGCCAAGCGAGGTCAGGCCAATGAAGCCAGGGAAGCAGGATTTTCTGGTTATTTGACCAAGCCCGTTCGTCAGTCCCAGCTTTATGATTGTCTTGCCATTGTTATGGGCGAGATTCCTAACCAGGAATCAAAAGAACAAGAACAGGATAGTATTCAGAGTTCCCCCAGGGCCAGGTCCAAAGGGCGGATACTCCTTGTGGAAGACAATGTGGTCAATCAGAAGGTGGCAATGCTTATGCTGGAGAAAATGGGTTACCTTGTAGATGTGGCTGCTAATGGCAAAGAGGCAGTGGCTGCCGTTAAAAAGATACCTTATGATTTGATCTTTATGGATTGCCAGATGCCGGAGATGGACGGCTTTGAGGCTACAGCAGAGATCCGCAATCTGGAAGGAGAAGACAGGCATACACCGATTATAGCTATGACCGCCCATGCCATGGCCGGAGATCGGGAACGCTGTCTTGCTGCGGGGATGGATGATTACGTAACCAAACCGGTGAAAAAAGATGAGCTGGCTAAGGTTGTTGAGCGATGGATAGGGAGGCAGGAGGTAGGTTGA
- the hpf gene encoding ribosome hibernation-promoting factor, HPF/YfiA family, with protein sequence MKIKFNFKNFEPSEHLKKYARTRLEKISKYIIDSENAELQVNLEVEKFRHIAEVILTGKNLHISANEESEDMYSSIDLIVDKVEAQVKKIRDKEKDRHKKKKGKSVRMDVISFSQSESGQKEPVIVQTDQYEPKPMSVEEAAMQLDTLNYDFLVFLNADTERVNVIYRRKNGDFGLIDPGI encoded by the coding sequence ATGAAGATTAAGTTTAATTTCAAAAATTTTGAACCTTCTGAACATTTAAAAAAATATGCCCGGACAAGATTGGAAAAGATATCTAAATATATAATTGATAGTGAAAATGCGGAATTGCAAGTCAATCTGGAAGTGGAAAAGTTCAGGCATATTGCGGAAGTAATTTTGACTGGAAAAAATTTACACATCTCCGCTAATGAAGAAAGCGAAGATATGTATTCAAGTATAGATTTAATAGTAGATAAAGTTGAAGCTCAGGTCAAAAAAATTAGGGACAAAGAAAAGGACAGACATAAAAAGAAAAAAGGAAAGTCTGTCCGTATGGATGTCATTAGTTTCAGCCAGAGTGAATCCGGTCAAAAAGAACCTGTTATTGTTCAGACAGATCAGTACGAGCCAAAACCAATGTCAGTTGAAGAAGCAGCAATGCAACTGGATACTTTAAACTATGATTTTTTAGTTTTTCTTAATGCAGACACAGAAAGAGTAAATGTTATTTATAGACGGAAAAATGGTGATTTTGGCCTAATTGATCCAGGGATTTAA
- a CDS encoding CTP synthase, whose protein sequence is MKTKFIFVTGGVLSSLGKGLAAASLGALLKARGLKVTIQKLDPYINVDPGTMNPFQHGEVYVTDDGAETDLDLGHYERYLDQPFSQINNFTSGSIYYSVITKERRGDYLGGTVQVIPHITDEIKSAILSVAQNDEDVAIIEIGGTVGDIEGQPFLEAIRQLRNELGKENVLYIHLTLVPYIRAAGELKTKPTQHSVKELRSIGIQPDIILCRSEVDLTDEIKAKIALFCNVDQDAVFTAIDVENIYEVPLALYEEGIDQKVAILLRLPAKNPNLQKWKELVYKIRHPKGRVCIGIVGKYVDLKESYKSLHEALVHAGVANDQAVDLKYINAEELTSENVTERLNDVDGILVPGGFGSRGVEGKILAIKYARENKIPFFGICLGMQCAVIEFARNVLGLEGANSEEFDATTPYPVIYLMKEWYDFRNKTVQKRQADSEKGGTMRLGAYPCVLKPGTKAFEAYQVPEIMERHRHRYEFNKEFAQEFEQGGMIISGLSPDETLVEIVEIPDHPWFVGCQFHPEFKSNPMHAHPLFREFIHAALLKRSAKTQ, encoded by the coding sequence ATGAAAACAAAGTTTATTTTTGTCACTGGTGGTGTTTTGTCTTCTTTAGGTAAAGGCTTGGCTGCAGCGTCTCTGGGCGCTTTGCTGAAAGCCAGAGGTCTTAAAGTAACCATCCAGAAATTAGATCCTTATATCAATGTTGACCCCGGGACCATGAATCCGTTTCAGCATGGCGAAGTCTATGTTACTGATGACGGAGCAGAGACTGATTTGGATCTCGGTCATTATGAGCGTTATCTTGATCAGCCTTTTAGTCAGATAAATAATTTTACTTCCGGGAGTATCTATTATTCGGTCATTACTAAAGAAAGGCGCGGTGATTACCTTGGAGGAACAGTTCAGGTAATTCCCCATATTACAGACGAGATCAAGAGTGCCATTTTGAGTGTGGCCCAAAATGATGAGGACGTGGCCATAATTGAGATTGGCGGAACAGTTGGTGATATTGAGGGGCAACCATTTTTAGAAGCCATCAGGCAGCTAAGAAATGAACTTGGAAAAGAGAATGTTTTATATATCCACTTGACCTTGGTGCCTTATATTCGGGCAGCTGGCGAGCTTAAGACTAAACCCACCCAGCACAGTGTCAAGGAACTTAGAAGTATTGGTATCCAGCCGGATATTATTCTTTGCCGGTCTGAAGTGGATTTAACTGACGAGATCAAGGCCAAGATCGCCCTGTTTTGCAATGTTGACCAAGATGCAGTGTTTACGGCCATAGATGTTGAAAATATTTACGAGGTTCCCCTGGCATTATATGAAGAGGGCATTGATCAGAAAGTAGCTATTCTCCTGCGTTTGCCCGCTAAAAATCCCAACCTGCAGAAGTGGAAAGAGTTGGTGTATAAGATCCGTCATCCCAAGGGCAGAGTGTGCATTGGAATAGTCGGCAAATATGTGGACTTGAAAGAGTCATACAAAAGCTTACATGAAGCCTTGGTTCACGCCGGTGTGGCAAATGATCAGGCTGTGGATCTTAAGTATATAAATGCTGAAGAACTTACCTCTGAAAATGTTACCGAAAGACTTAACGATGTAGACGGTATATTGGTGCCCGGAGGTTTTGGCTCAAGAGGGGTAGAAGGAAAAATTTTGGCCATCAAATACGCTCGTGAAAACAAAATTCCTTTTTTCGGCATTTGTCTGGGTATGCAATGCGCAGTTATTGAGTTTGCTCGCAATGTATTAGGTCTTGAAGGGGCCAATTCTGAAGAGTTTGATGCAACTACCCCCTATCCGGTCATCTACTTAATGAAGGAATGGTATGATTTTCGGAATAAAACAGTTCAGAAAAGGCAGGCAGACAGTGAAAAGGGAGGAACCATGCGTCTTGGTGCCTACCCTTGCGTGTTAAAGCCAGGGACCAAGGCCTTCGAAGCCTATCAAGTACCTGAAATCATGGAAAGGCATCGACATCGCTATGAATTTAATAAAGAGTTTGCTCAGGAGTTTGAGCAGGGAGGGATGATTATCAGTGGTCTCTCTCCAGATGAGACCCTGGTGGAGATCGTGGAGATTCCTGACCATCCTTGGTTTGTGGGCTGTCAATTTCATCCGGAATTTAAATCCAATCCCATGCATGCCCATCCTCTATTCCGGGAATTTATCCACGCTGCATTGCTGAAAAGGAGTGCAAAGACTCAATAA
- the lptB gene encoding LPS export ABC transporter ATP-binding protein has product MSGELKALDLHKQYGMREVVRGISLSLKQGEVVGLLGPNGAGKTTTFYMLVGIIAPTKGQVFVDDKEVTNLSLPKRAKLGLSYLPQESSVFKKLTVLENLKLILEYTQLSAREQEQKARQLMEELGIQKLASQKASFLSGGERRRLEIARALIQDPKFMLLDEPFAGIDPIAVDDIQKIILRLKKKNIGVLISDHNVRETLRICDRAYLVYDGQVILNGTPEEIIADSKARRVYLGESFCL; this is encoded by the coding sequence ATGTCTGGTGAACTGAAAGCTCTGGATTTGCATAAGCAGTACGGCATGCGAGAAGTTGTGCGGGGTATTTCTTTGAGCCTGAAGCAAGGAGAGGTGGTAGGACTCTTGGGGCCTAATGGAGCCGGCAAGACCACAACCTTTTATATGTTGGTCGGTATAATCGCCCCGACCAAGGGGCAGGTATTTGTGGACGACAAGGAAGTAACCAATTTGTCTCTGCCAAAAAGAGCAAAACTTGGTCTTAGCTACTTGCCTCAGGAAAGTTCAGTATTTAAAAAATTAACTGTGTTGGAAAATTTGAAACTTATTTTGGAATATACTCAACTAAGCGCTAGGGAGCAGGAACAAAAGGCCCGGCAACTGATGGAAGAGTTGGGTATTCAGAAGCTTGCAAGTCAAAAGGCCTCTTTTTTATCCGGTGGTGAGAGAAGAAGATTGGAGATAGCCCGGGCCCTGATCCAGGATCCTAAGTTTATGCTTCTTGATGAACCATTTGCAGGCATAGATCCCATAGCTGTTGATGACATCCAGAAAATAATTTTGCGTTTGAAAAAAAAGAACATTGGAGTACTTATTTCAGACCACAATGTGCGTGAGACCTTGCGTATTTGTGATCGGGCTTACTTAGTCTATGACGGGCAGGTAATTTTGAATGGAACCCCAGAGGAAATTATTGCTGATTCAAAGGCCCGAAGAGTCTATCTAGGAGAATCTTTTTGCCTGTAG
- the kdsA gene encoding 3-deoxy-8-phosphooctulonate synthase gives MNSINSNLFENSRQSLFFIAGPCVLESLDLALKVGLRLARIAQKLGVTVVFKSSFDKANRTSIKSFRGPGLETGLDWLMKIKGETGLPILTDIHTPNQAEPVAEVADVIQIPAFLCRQTDLLVAAARTGRIVNVKKGQFVAPWDMEQVVEKIKQSGNDKIWLTERGSSFGYNNLVVDFRSLPIMQQFGFPVIFDATHSVQLPGGKGSCSGGQREFVPALARAAVAAGCNGVFMEVHPDPDHALCDGPNSWSLDNTLFLFKKLLSLWRVCYAG, from the coding sequence ATGAACTCAATAAACTCGAATCTATTTGAAAATAGCCGGCAGTCGCTGTTTTTCATAGCCGGTCCCTGTGTTCTTGAGAGTCTAGACTTGGCTCTTAAGGTTGGTCTGAGGTTGGCTAGGATAGCGCAGAAGTTGGGCGTAACTGTGGTCTTTAAAAGTTCTTTTGATAAGGCGAACCGGACATCCATCAAGAGTTTCAGAGGCCCGGGGCTAGAGACAGGTCTTGACTGGCTTATGAAAATAAAAGGTGAAACAGGTCTGCCCATACTTACAGATATCCATACTCCTAATCAGGCTGAACCGGTGGCAGAAGTAGCGGATGTCATTCAAATACCAGCTTTTTTATGTCGGCAAACCGATCTTCTTGTGGCCGCAGCCCGTACGGGCAGGATTGTTAATGTAAAAAAAGGTCAGTTTGTCGCCCCATGGGATATGGAGCAGGTAGTCGAGAAAATAAAACAGAGTGGTAATGATAAAATCTGGCTTACAGAAAGGGGCTCCAGTTTCGGGTATAATAATCTTGTAGTTGATTTTCGGTCTTTGCCCATAATGCAACAATTTGGCTTCCCGGTAATTTTTGATGCAACCCACTCGGTTCAGCTTCCCGGGGGCAAAGGTAGTTGTTCCGGAGGGCAACGAGAATTTGTCCCTGCTCTGGCCCGGGCTGCTGTTGCTGCCGGGTGCAATGGAGTGTTTATGGAAGTACATCCTGACCCAGACCATGCACTGTGTGATGGTCCAAATTCTTGGTCGTTAGATAATACCTTGTTTTTATTTAAAAAATTGCTCAGCCTTTGGAGGGTCTGTTATGCTGGCTGA
- a CDS encoding KdsC family phosphatase, protein MLAEALAREVKLLVLDVDGVLTDGGLYYDMHGQVMKRFNVQDGLGIKLAQAAGLEIAVISGLDSPIVEHRVKELGILDYYPGFQDKLPKLEELKLKKGIEYSQMAFLGDDWVDARPMQMVGLPMAVDNARPEIKALAKWISTATGGYGAVREAIDFLLTCQGKKDDLWKNWTL, encoded by the coding sequence ATGCTGGCTGAAGCTTTGGCCAGAGAGGTAAAACTTCTCGTTCTGGATGTGGACGGCGTATTAACTGATGGCGGACTCTACTATGACATGCACGGTCAGGTGATGAAGCGGTTTAATGTCCAAGATGGCCTGGGTATTAAGTTGGCTCAGGCTGCGGGCCTGGAGATAGCCGTGATATCCGGTCTGGATTCTCCTATTGTAGAGCACAGGGTCAAAGAACTAGGCATCCTTGATTATTATCCTGGCTTTCAGGATAAGTTGCCTAAATTGGAGGAGCTAAAGCTTAAAAAGGGAATTGAGTATAGCCAGATGGCCTTTCTTGGCGATGACTGGGTGGATGCCAGGCCCATGCAAATGGTTGGTTTGCCAATGGCTGTGGATAATGCCAGACCGGAAATCAAGGCCTTGGCCAAATGGATAAGTACTGCCACAGGGGGTTATGGAGCCGTGCGTGAAGCCATTGATTTTTTGCTCACCTGTCAGGGCAAGAAGGATGATTTGTGGAAGAATTGGACTTTATAG
- the rpoN gene encoding RNA polymerase factor sigma-54, producing the protein MALELRQQLKLSQQLVMTPQLQQAIKLLQLSRVELVEVVQKELLENPMLEEANHEVALEDDSELLKKNDQLSELNVEEKELVKNADWEDYLGQFSSASKQALAREVEVPEEVQSLEARYATKPSLEGHLLWQLHLSDFTEKEMEIGEEIIGNLDSRGYLAASVEEIAETLGVQIKQVEEVLRRIQQFDPVGVAARSPQECLLVQLEAYGETDPILVSLVKDHLEDIEKRRFAPLLKKFKISKELMKEYLDLLQRLDPYPGSSYGGEDVVYISPDVFVYKYEDDFVIVLNDEGLPKLQLSPYYTGDLNLSRGRKKSNISADEEYMQEKMRSAMWLMKSLHQRQSTLYKVMESIVRFQRDFFEHGVSKLKPLILRDVAEDINMHESTVSRITTNKYVATPHGIFELKFFFNSGLSTDDGSQVGSESIKAAIKKIIESEDSKKPLSDEAIAKKLKEEIDVNIARRTVAKYRAALNIPSSSRRKKIF; encoded by the coding sequence ATGGCACTTGAGTTAAGACAGCAACTAAAGCTCTCTCAGCAGCTAGTCATGACACCGCAATTGCAGCAAGCAATTAAATTGTTGCAATTGTCCAGGGTGGAGCTTGTCGAGGTAGTTCAGAAGGAGCTATTGGAGAATCCCATGTTGGAAGAGGCAAATCATGAGGTTGCCTTGGAAGATGACAGTGAACTTTTAAAAAAGAACGACCAGCTGTCTGAACTCAATGTGGAAGAAAAGGAGTTGGTTAAAAACGCTGATTGGGAAGACTATCTAGGTCAATTTTCCAGCGCTTCCAAACAGGCTCTGGCTAGGGAAGTAGAGGTTCCAGAAGAAGTCCAGTCTCTTGAAGCAAGATATGCTACCAAGCCATCTCTGGAAGGTCACTTACTCTGGCAATTACACTTGTCTGACTTTACCGAAAAGGAAATGGAAATCGGGGAAGAAATAATTGGTAATCTTGATTCCAGGGGGTATCTGGCGGCTTCTGTTGAAGAAATAGCAGAGACACTAGGTGTGCAGATAAAACAGGTAGAAGAGGTGCTGAGACGTATTCAACAATTTGATCCTGTTGGAGTAGCAGCAAGAAGTCCACAGGAATGCCTGCTGGTGCAGTTGGAAGCGTATGGTGAAACAGATCCAATATTAGTTAGTTTGGTTAAAGATCATCTGGAAGACATTGAAAAGAGAAGGTTCGCTCCTTTACTGAAGAAATTTAAGATCAGTAAAGAGTTGATGAAGGAATACCTGGACTTGTTACAACGTTTGGATCCATATCCTGGATCGAGTTATGGTGGAGAAGATGTAGTTTATATTAGTCCGGATGTATTTGTATATAAGTATGAAGATGATTTTGTAATTGTTTTAAACGACGAAGGTCTGCCTAAACTACAGTTGAGCCCCTACTATACTGGAGATTTAAATTTAAGTCGCGGTAGGAAAAAGAGCAATATAAGCGCTGATGAAGAATATATGCAGGAAAAGATGCGTTCTGCCATGTGGTTGATGAAGAGTTTGCATCAAAGACAAAGTACCTTGTATAAGGTTATGGAGAGCATTGTCCGCTTTCAGCGTGATTTTTTTGAGCACGGAGTGAGTAAATTAAAGCCCCTTATTTTAAGAGATGTGGCTGAAGATATTAATATGCATGAATCTACAGTAAGCAGGATTACTACGAATAAGTATGTAGCTACTCCGCATGGTATTTTTGAACTAAAATTTTTCTTTAATAGTGGATTGTCCACAGATGATGGCAGTCAGGTAGGGTCTGAGAGTATAAAAGCAGCGATTAAGAAGATAATTGAGTCCGAAGATTCTAAAAAGCCTTTGAGCGATGAAGCTATTGCCAAAAAATTAAAAGAGGAGATTGATGTCAATATTGCCCGTCGGACAGTGGCCAAATATAGGGCAGCTTTAAATATCCCTTCTTCTTCGAGGCGGAAGAAAATTTTTTAG
- the lptC gene encoding LPS export ABC transporter periplasmic protein LptC has product MLKKIIPFFFIGFFMVFFIWRWPFSFTPDRLKKIDLAVDLSLQGIALKQGRDGHITWELMAKKGTYSEETKEFFLDEPKITYYFGQDRKKLNVLAPQGKVNQQKDQAELWPQVTAFYQDLRVKAERVEYRGRSRKIFLQGKVELVKRDMRISAESAVIDLDKETIEATGGVKTVVFRQEAKTEEIMRR; this is encoded by the coding sequence ATGCTTAAAAAGATAATCCCCTTTTTTTTTATAGGCTTTTTCATGGTGTTTTTTATCTGGCGCTGGCCGTTTAGCTTTACGCCCGATAGACTAAAAAAAATTGATCTGGCAGTTGACCTTTCGCTGCAAGGCATTGCCCTCAAGCAGGGAAGAGATGGGCATATCACTTGGGAATTAATGGCCAAAAAAGGAACTTACAGTGAAGAGACTAAAGAATTTTTTTTAGACGAACCAAAAATAACCTATTACTTTGGCCAGGATAGGAAAAAGTTGAATGTTTTGGCACCGCAGGGCAAGGTTAATCAGCAGAAAGATCAAGCTGAACTCTGGCCACAAGTTACAGCTTTTTATCAGGATTTGAGGGTGAAGGCTGAAAGGGTCGAGTATCGGGGGAGGTCTAGGAAAATATTTTTGCAAGGAAAAGTTGAGTTAGTTAAAAGAGATATGCGCATTAGCGCCGAGAGTGCAGTTATTGATCTGGATAAGGAGACCATTGAAGCTACCGGTGGAGTGAAGACAGTCGTTTTCAGGCAAGAGGCAAAAACAGAGGAGATTATGAGAAGATGA